One Heteronotia binoei isolate CCM8104 ecotype False Entrance Well chromosome 10, APGP_CSIRO_Hbin_v1, whole genome shotgun sequence genomic region harbors:
- the OTUD1 gene encoding OTU domain-containing protein 1 produces the protein MQLYSTIVTHYPAATAAATSSGSATNPGVVFKVSPSPDPAGQSPVGVESDAGGGGTSAAAAAGAATAMPAFSCLELLPPTGPVQRKPPQCYGSAAPMIRRRPLERVVPIRLVQRPEAVVMAGELGPSSAAAQAHPWLLVESHGGDLMAAQPRPEEPSNRGLRFSEHCQALQAASAAPTNYPGVSAESQPACQAPAGGGEAELETAEEDGSGRPAERSEKLALYLAEVEKQDKYLRHKGRYRFHIIPDGNCLYRAVCKAINGDQRLHSELREQTVHYIADHLDHFNPIIEGDVGEFLINAAQDGAWAGYPELLAMGQMLDVNIHLTTGGRPESPTVSTMVHYLGPEDPNRRSIWLSWLSNGHYDAVLDRQCPNPEYEEWCRQTQVQRRRDEELARSMAVSLSKMYIEQNACS, from the coding sequence ATGCAGCTCTACAGCACCATCGTCACCCACTACCCGGCAGCGACAGCAGCGGCGACCAGCAGCGGCTCAGCCACCAACCCGGGCGTCGTCTTCAAAGTCTCTCCGTCTCCGGACCCTGCGGGCCAAAGCCCAGTGGGAGTCGAGAGCGACGCGGGCGGAGGAGGAACTTCGGCTGCCGCAGCCGCGGGAGCAGCCACCGCCATGCCCGCCTTTTCTTGCCTGGAACTGCTGCCTCCGACAGGCCCCGTGCAGAGGAAGCCGCCGCAATGCTACGGCTCCGCCGCTCCGATGATCCGTCGGCGGCCCTTGGAGAGGGTGGTGCCTATCCGCCTGGTGCAGCGCCCGGAGGCCGTGGTCATGGCGGGCGAGCTGGGCCCGTCTTCGGCGGCGGCTCAAGCCCATCCTTGGCTGCTGGTGGAGAGTCACGGAGGCGACCTGATGGCCGCCCAGCCGCGCCCGGAGGAGCCCAGCAATCGCGGCCTCCGCTTCAGCGAGCACTGCCAGGCCTTGCAAGCGGCCTCGGCGGCCCCCACCAACTACCCGGGCGTCTCCGCAGAGTCTCAGCCCGCTTGCCAAGCACCGGCTGGCGGCGGCGAAGCTGAACTCGAGACCGCCGAGGAAGACGGCTCGGGGCGCCCCGCCGAGCGCAGCGAGAAGCTGGCTCTCTATTTGGCGGAGGTGGAGAAGCAGGACAAGTACCTGCGGCACAAGGGCCGCTACCGCTTCCACATCATCCCCGACGGCAACTGCTTGTACCGCGCCGTCTGCAAGGCCATCAACGGCGACCAGCGGCTGCACAGCGAGCTCCGCGAGCAGACGGTGCATTACATCGCAGACCACCTGGACCACTTCAACCCCATCATCGAAGGCGACGTGGGCGAGTTCCTCATCAACGCCGCCCAGGATGGCGCCTGGGCCGGCTACCCGGAGCTCCTGGCCATGGGGCAGATGCTGGACGTCAACATCCACCTCACCACGGGCGGCAGACCCGAGAGCCCCACCGTCTCCACCATGGTCCACTACTTGGGGCCTGAGGACCCGAACCGGCGCAGCATCTGGCTGAGCTGGCTCAGTAATGGGCATTATGACGCGGTGCTGGACCGCCAGTGTCCCAATCCAGAGTACGAGGAATGGTGCAGGCAGACTCAGGTGCAGCGCAGAAGGGACGAGGAGCTGGCCAGATCCATGGCAGTCTCTTTGTCCAAGATGTACATAGAGCAGAATGCCTGCTCCTGA